A single window of Actinoallomurus bryophytorum DNA harbors:
- a CDS encoding helix-turn-helix domain-containing protein — MLSQKSGESDPKEEEARPYGPEYRADRRRYADVLGNALLRPKEAAAILGITVTTLARLARDGELPSALTLGGHRRYRPADVRALFDEKDARDPARTAMEEDAVRLYDEGWSIRQVASRFACDYGAMRRILARRTALRDRGGAENGRPDRR, encoded by the coding sequence ATGCTCTCTCAAAAGAGTGGGGAATCCGACCCGAAAGAGGAGGAGGCAAGACCGTATGGGCCCGAATATCGCGCTGACCGCCGGCGGTACGCCGACGTCCTCGGCAACGCCCTCCTCAGGCCCAAAGAGGCGGCAGCCATTCTTGGCATAACCGTCACTACCCTCGCACGGCTGGCGCGTGACGGGGAACTGCCGTCCGCCCTGACACTGGGCGGCCACCGCCGTTACCGGCCCGCCGACGTACGCGCACTGTTCGACGAGAAGGACGCCCGCGATCCCGCCCGCACCGCGATGGAGGAGGACGCGGTACGCCTGTACGACGAGGGATGGTCCATTCGCCAGGTCGCGAGCCGTTTCGCGTGCGACTACGGCGCGATGCGCCGCATTCTTGCCAGGCGGACCGCCTTGAGAGACCGCGGGGGCGCGGAGAACGGCCGGCCCGATCGCCGATAG